Within the Bradysia coprophila strain Holo2 chromosome X unlocalized genomic scaffold, BU_Bcop_v1 contig_173, whole genome shotgun sequence genome, the region atttactttacttttttgttgttgttatgttgCGTAAAATGGATTCTCCAACACATcgaataataatttgaattattgaTTGAAGGAACTAATGCCGGGTGTCTCTGTATCCATATATGTTCCCATCGACCGATCGAAATTTCTTATTGTTCGGATAAAAGCTTCTTTATCAATTATTCATTTAACTTTCAAACCCAAAACTCTGATTCGCTATGTGTCTTTTTGGTAgcggtaaaaataaaatacacacCAGACGGGAGTCGATACCATTTGAGCATTTTTCGTTCACTGAAATATATCGTGTAACGAAACTGAAAAGAAAGACATGTTATAGGGAGAGAcctataaagaaaatttaaagcgACACATTTTCATTAGTTAAAAGTGATGGCAAAGTCGAGACATTTGATTTACATTTCATGTCAGATTttggatgaaatttaaatgggattttataaaattgaaagctTTAGATATTTATAATCAATGTGATGTATGTTCCGATCGGCTGTTCGTAGTGAATGGTGTATCTAGTATAATATAATGCTGAACGTAATCTATGCTTCAGTTTGATAAATACTGAGAGAAAGATGTCGAGAATCGGATATAATATTAAAGGCTCTTCTTACTTAAAAAGAAATCTAAGCTTTtatcaaatcaatttgattGAACATTAAAGTTTGTAGGCTTGAGTAATTGTCGAAACGAGTTCCTGCTGtaccaaattttctttatttcaccGTTGagattatatttttattacacATTGAAGACGACTTGAGACTTATAAAGATTGATTCCTAATATATTTTCAACTGATGTGACGATTATGCCCACACGATAGCATAACGGGCGCGAATCAAGTTCAATTACtagaaacaatttaaaaaagtaattttttttgaagactgCGGTACAGGAAAGCTTGAAATTCTTCCATTTGGCTCCACCTTGACCCTAATTATTATACTGTTGcgcagagatttttttttgcaatcttGTAAGTGTTTTTGCTCTTTCAAAAAACTCAGAAAAAATCTGAATTGTAAAAAAGAAGCACCTATGTCATCCGTTATCGAAGTGAAGTAGAAGAACAATGTTGTAAATGCTTGGATCAGAGAAGTCACAGATGCAATatttatcagtcaaaaaccctTGTAAGAGGTGCCGCAAGTTCCTGTGTATTATTTCCAAAACAACTCAAAAATTGTAACTACAACAATGTGACccataaaattttagaaagacaGTTTcaccaggaaaaaaaatgtatgattTATTGTAATTGAGCTTGCGTCACGCCTGCTATGCCAACGCGCGGGCATGATTATCTGATGGTGAATCTAAGATGGTTATGTTGGTGACTTTAGCATGTGTTAGAGACGCTCTTCGATTGTGAATGCCAAGGTTATTATATCACATAAAGGCAATGCAAACATTCAACAAATCATGAGCTCACGTTTATTGATGATACTCGAGCAGCTTATGGAAATCATAATGAAAGCTTCGAAGTAATCGCTAGGTGTATGTAACCAGTCATGTGGACATCACACAGATAATGCAAATGGTATGGCACAAGAATCCATTTTCATCGTTTGCACAAACAATCAGCCTGTTCCGCGTTTGTCTTGTGTTTCTCGTAACACCTGACTGTTGAAcgatattttctattttttacaCATAAATTTGCTTATCCTGCTCTAAATTGCGGGATTCGAATGTAATCAAATGCGttggaaatgtttttaaagTCATTGCACAACAAGAATACAGTGTGAGATGGTATGGTACAGTATGGTAACGTTGACTCCTTTTAGGCGTTGAAACAACGATGAACTAAGagcatcatgtccggagcgatagcggaggacttgccgcagtctaacttccaaaaaaagaacgaagaaatttttttgagacgcggcaactatatataggcgagaatttaagtttctttcctttggcatgtatcaccacaaataatattctatcttattcgcgcttcaaatacgagcaaaacgagctatcactcgactatgtaactttaaaattgccggagatacatcgttttgaagttggtcattttgatagaaaatgcaccaaattaacgttttccaaacaatcaaaatctttcaacttactctgtatgtttctatctatctgtctgtctatctatcgacggtcgatctcggaaactagtcagccaatctccatgaaattttgcaggaacctcagggtgggcataaaaatgaaaatgtgatacgccattaccccaggaaaaaccagaattttgttttattggcctcgaagtggtttctgagtgtggttttcgagggtcgggaacgcgttttcggctgtagcttcgctgtattgaaacctacagaggcgtgcgacccatcaaatgaaaggtattcgtaacacgattcgaacaaaaaaataattaaaaaatcgggtcagattcgtttgagctagagtgattagagtgaccaaattttgagctactcgagcgtaggatgaaaggactaatatttttttgggttatgagagatagagaattactttcttcggcaaagtctcagagttttacgagtagaacagaggggcatatgtgaaaaatgtcgaaagttggaaatgggtgggtcaattatgtttttagaggtatttcttgaatggtggcagatagagagttactttcttcggcaaagtctcagagttttaatAGTAGAAAAGAAGtgtatttgtgaaaaatgtcgaaagttggaaatgggtgggtcaattggggttttagagatatttcttgaatggtggcagatagagaattactttcttcgtcaaattttcgattttcgtcaaattttcgattttcgtcaaattttcgaatttcgccaaattttcgaatttcgtcaaatttttgattttcgtcaaatttttgattttcgtcaaattttcgattttcgtcaaatttcgaatttcgtcaaattttcgattttcgtcaaattttcgaatttcaaatttcgccaaatttccgaatttctgttataaactgttataaaaagcagtgttctaaaacttctaaaacgactgatatcccaacaaaaatctcttcgagaaaagtgtgacgcagtctttgaagtacaatttctaaaatgaatgatatcgctagagttgacgctttcagcttcgttacgcaaaaattaaattttacatccaattttagttcaaacaagctggcttagtttttctcatcatctgccaaataatttttaccaaaaaaaaaattgactataaataacaaacaaccaaaattttaccaaaaaaatctgcgtcgctggtctgttcctgaacatttgccactttgcgacgcagatttttttggtaaaattttggttgtttccagccaatttttttttggtaaaaattatttggcagatgatgagaaaaactaagccagcttgtttgaactaaaattggatgtaaaatttcatttttgcgtaacgaagctgaaagcgtcaactctagcgatatcattcattttagaaattgtacttcaaagactgcgtcacacttttctcgacgagatttttgttgggataatAACTTTGAAGCTGAACGGTTTAATTTGTACATAAGATTACCATATGAATACCATCAGGAAATCACTATCTTATTCTTAAAGAATGTGTACAATGAGTAGGTACTATCTGAACTCACGGTGGGCTTGAATGATGGctaattaaaagtgtaatgtaactcaaattttattgtagatAAATGTTAGTCGATGTCCACTGATCATAAATCAGGGCAAGTGATCGGAAAGTGGACGgcaatttgaaatatttttgaaaaaccatATTGTAACGGGTAAAACGTCTCCCCTGCACAGCAGTGTCAACGTGCACACAGTACCATACAGTTTAAATTAAAGACTGTTCAATTACCTGTCGAACGATACCACACTTTCTATATTTGTGTTTATACGAGCGATGTTACAAGAACATTTTCTAGTGAGTAGGTACTTTAgttcatttatttaatgttGAAAGCTAAGATGGATATATGTTCTGACTCTTTGTTGTTAATTTCGTATTCTAGGACCTTTTATTCACTAAAAATGGCCAAATATCTCGAACATAATTTGGTTTGTTTGATTGATTCAatgtatttcaataaattgattaCCACCGCGAACACTTTTGAGCATGTAGGCAACCACATGGTACTTAGAAGGGTATTATTTTGTTTCAGGTGAATTGTCCTGGATCTCAGCTTTACGACGACACCAGATTTACTATGTGTGGTGTGCCACAGCTGTGCTGTACAGCTCATTTTATATGCGAGAGTCGGTCTACTCGAAAGTACAGAGACCGTAAGATTTTTGACTGAACTCTACAGATGGAGACAATAATGAAATATGTTCATTCACAATTTAAGATGAATAAGGTGAATTCGTTTTATCAGtgttctcgtttttttttgttcgtcttCAAATCAGTTGAATAaacgaaataacaaaaacaatgaaGATACCGTGCGGTGCATGTCTAGCATGTTTGGGTTATCAAACGCAGTGCACGAAttatgattgttttttttgcagTTTCTAATCTAACAAGCGTAGTATAAAAGGCACCCGTAATGCTGAGAAAGGTATCAGTCATCAACATGAGATCGATCACAGTTTTAGTTTTCGCCTGTGCTTGTGCACTTGCAAGTGGTTTTTATATGACAACAGATGTGAAATACGCCGATTCGACGTTTTTGGTAAAACAAAAGGCCATCCTTGAGGTTCTTCAACACGTTCACCAGAATGACGTCTTTGTGAAACTGTACGACGAAGCTAAGCAATTCAAATTGGTTGACTATAGGGCTCATTATACCAAACCAGAAGTTGTCGACGAGTTCTGGCGCTTCTACGAACATGGTATGTTGGGACTAAACGAAGTGTTCTCCGTCATGGACTACGAACACCAAGAGGAAGTCATTGCATTGTTCCATGTGTTCTACTATGCCAACGACTGGGAAACATTCTACAAGACAATGGTCTGGGCCCGCTTCCACGTCAACGAAGGCATGTTCATCTATGCTTTGACTGTTGCTGTTTTACATCGCACCGACATGGTTGGCATTGTTTTGCCAGCTCCATATGAAATCTACCCATACTACTTCTTCAACAGTGAAGTGATTCAACGCGCTCAAAACTTCAAGATGCAAGGCTTTTATGGCATTAAGAAGGTTGAAGACGTATACACTGTCATCATTCCATCGAACTACACCGGATACTATGTTCACACAAATCCCGAACAAAAATTGTCTTACTTCACCGAAGATATTGGTCTAAACTCCTACTACTTCTACTTCCATGCTGACTATCCATTCTGGATGGGAGGTGATGAATACAATTTGCACAAGGATCGTCGTGGAGAATTTTACTTCTTCCAATACCAACAATTCTTGGCTCGTTACTACTTGGAACGTCTGTCCAACGATAGTAAGTCATTCAACTTTCCTTCGCAGGTTCCTTCCTTTATTAATACtttcttttcaatcaaattccAGTCGGGGAAATTCCAGAATTCAGCTGGTACGAACCAATCAAGACCGGATACTATCCAGCCCTTCGTTACTACAACGGAGACTTCTTCCCATCAAGAGACAACCACTACACTGTTTATGAGGAGCACAACTACTATGAGGTAGATCAAGCTGAAGATTATGAACGTCACATCCGTGATGCCATCGAATATGGATTCATTACATTGCCAGGAGGCAAATACTTGGATCTGACCAAACCAGAATCCATTGAGTTTTTAGGAAACTTCGTTCAAGGCAATCCAGACAGTAAATTCGTCCGTCTACATGGTTACTTGGAACTCGCTAAGAGATTGCTCGGTGGTTCAATCGACCGCGTCGACCAACACAAAGTTATTCCAAGCACTTTGGAACACTTCGAAACAGCCATGCGTGACCCAGTATTCTACCAATTGTACAAGAATTTGGTCAAATACTACTTCCACTGGCAGAAACATTTGCCACACTACACCTTCGACGAACTCAATTTCCAGGGTGTTAAGATTGAATCGGTTGAAATCGAGAAACTTGTCACATACTTCGACAAGTTCGACTCCGATATCACCAATGTTGTTGATGTTGAGATGTTCGATAACAAGCCATTGACTGCTCTTCAACAATTCGGACGTATCGCTCACTACGATGGATATGACTTCGTCATCAAGACTCGCCAACCCCGTCTTAATCATTTACCATTCACATTCAAATTGCAAGTTGGATCCGAAAGTGCCCAAAAGGCAATCGTTAAAGTGTTCATTGGACCCAAGTACGACGAATACGGACACGTTTTCACCTACGAAGAAAACCGTGAAAACTTCTTCGAATTGGACCACTTCTTTGTTGACTTGGTGGCTGGAAAGAACGACATCGTACGCAAATCGGAAGACTTCTCATGGTTCGTCCGCGATCGCACCACATACTTTGAATTGTACAAACAAGTCATGTTGGCCGTTAAAGGTGAAGTTAAATTCCCATTGGATATGACTGAAGCTCATTGCGGATTCCCAATGCGCTTGATGTTGCCCAAGGGTAAACGTGGAGGTATGTCATTGCTGATCAATCCGTTGAACAATAATTTGATCTCTAACCGTTCTTTCCATGTTTGTCATTTCAGGTATGTTGTTCCAATTCTTCTTCATTGTCGCTCCATACGTTGCACCAAAAACTGAGCAATTCTTCGGATTCGACAAGACAGTCTCGTGTGGTGTTGGCAGTGGTGGTCGTTACATCGATAATTTGCCATTCGGCTACCCATTCGACAGACCCATTGATGAGAAATACTGGTTGACACCAAACATGTACTACTATGATGTGAACATTTTCCACAAACGGGAAATTGATGTGAACGCTGCCCACTAAATAGTAACTTGATGCTTGtgactttttaattttaattaattttttttctttcttatttattttaataaatttaagtaTTAAGGAAGCAATgctaaagaaaatgtaaaaaaaaaattgaagaattgtGACAAACGAGAAATAAATATCTAATGAAGCTCGATCTGTTTCTTCGTTTTCTTTATCCTAATCAATCTCCTCAatgtctctctctctctctctctcatcGAAGCCAACGAAAGCGTCACTTTTCGTCACTCACTGACAAaaacaattgattttcaaattttcaattcttttttgtaagTGTTCAGTTAAGAAAATTGCCATGTTTAAAATACACCCTCTTTATGGAATTGTAAACATTAGTAGGACGTCCAACAAAGGGTTGGAATGAATCTTACGCTCGTTGCTTTGTGATGTTTCCTGCCATTACTTAGTGTAAGTGGGTAGGGTAGTTACCCTAGCACCTAAGATATTTACTCTGCTCTACTCTAAAACTCCTTCAATTGGATTGTTTGTTTTCAAAGATGTCTAGAACTCATTCCGGCGAGTCTCGGCTTTTGCTCTGGGCGATAATATAAGATTATCGCCAGACTGAGGAGCCTTTAGGCAAATCAACATATTTAACCGCAACAAACTAGAGCAATGCTAGTCAAGACGCTAATGTTACCTCTATTCACTTACTGTGACTCGATATATTCGTCAAATGTCAGCGCAAAGTCCGTCAAAGTGCTTGAGAGAGTCTTTGCTGCATGTATTCGCTTTGTGTATGGCATTGGAAGGTATGACAGCATTGCCGAATGTGTAAGTCGTTTGCTGGGATGCACTTTGATGGAGTTCCTCAAGTACCACTCGCTGTTGATGGTCTTCAAATTAGTTATCAATGAGGCGCCGGAGTACCTGACTAGCTGCATTCAAGTTTCAACGAGATCAAACCATTTGATAATTTCTGTTCATACTACAAGCCAGTACAACAAgtcattttttgtaaatgcAGTTTCGAGATTCAATTTGCTCCCGAATGAAGTCAAAATGACTGGAACGCTGAAATCCTTCAAGAATCGGTGCTTTGAACGTTTTGTTCGACAGCGTGTGTGAGCATCGTCCGGGGCTACATAGACCTACCACTCAGTGAtacatcgatttttttatgcaCAGTGATACACAAGCATTAGGGCCGGTACTACTTCTTTTTATGCTTTTCTGCCCACCTCCGTACAGTCCAATGTTATGCTgcctttttatatttttaatgttaatttcACTGTCGTAATCCTTATCTCGTTGTTGAGGCTCTATTTGTTTATTACGCTAGTCATTtgtaattcttctttttttataattttttaatctaCTGTTATGAAAAGTCTGTGAACATTTGTATGAGGACCTACCTTGTTGTTCCGATAAATAAACcaattaaattacatttctgATTAATTGATGAAAACTGGCCAGAATATGAACGCAtttaattgtttcattttaattttcgaatatttagACAACAGTCAAGGCGCTAGACTCAAGGGATCTGTCCCACCTAGTTTATTCTGAAACTCCTTCAATTGGATTGCTTGTTTTTAAAAGTTACTAGAACTCATTCCAGCGCGTCGTAGCTTTCATGTTATGTTAGGCATTAGACCAAGGCAGCTGCCTTGGTTAGacgataaaaatatatttatggaacaggtttttttttactaaaaaagGGAATATTACTGTCAAAAACGTGGATTTTTGGGATTTACAGCAATTTTTCTCGGTTTTACTACTCTGAAACTAATTCAATgtttcttggaatatttttgttgtttagaACTCATTCCGACGTGTATAGCAGTGGATAAGTAACGTACAAAtattaattcccttgactgaaagtcagggtcttacaccagaaaatacctaaagatgtgggtaacaaaaaagttcgctgtgattgaaaatgta harbors:
- the LOC119068183 gene encoding larval serum protein 2-like, with protein sequence MLRKVSVINMRSITVLVFACACALASGFYMTTDVKYADSTFLVKQKAILEVLQHVHQNDVFVKLYDEAKQFKLVDYRAHYTKPEVVDEFWRFYEHGMLGLNEVFSVMDYEHQEEVIALFHVFYYANDWETFYKTMVWARFHVNEGMFIYALTVAVLHRTDMVGIVLPAPYEIYPYYFFNSEVIQRAQNFKMQGFYGIKKVEDVYTVIIPSNYTGYYVHTNPEQKLSYFTEDIGLNSYYFYFHADYPFWMGGDEYNLHKDRRGEFYFFQYQQFLARYYLERLSNDIGEIPEFSWYEPIKTGYYPALRYYNGDFFPSRDNHYTVYEEHNYYEVDQAEDYERHIRDAIEYGFITLPGGKYLDLTKPESIEFLGNFVQGNPDSKFVRLHGYLELAKRLLGGSIDRVDQHKVIPSTLEHFETAMRDPVFYQLYKNLVKYYFHWQKHLPHYTFDELNFQGVKIESVEIEKLVTYFDKFDSDITNVVDVEMFDNKPLTALQQFGRIAHYDGYDFVIKTRQPRLNHLPFTFKLQVGSESAQKAIVKVFIGPKYDEYGHVFTYEENRENFFELDHFFVDLVAGKNDIVRKSEDFSWFVRDRTTYFELYKQVMLAVKGEVKFPLDMTEAHCGFPMRLMLPKGKRGGMLFQFFFIVAPYVAPKTEQFFGFDKTVSCGVGSGGRYIDNLPFGYPFDRPIDEKYWLTPNMYYYDVNIFHKREIDVNAAH